In Ruania zhangjianzhongii, the following proteins share a genomic window:
- a CDS encoding sensor histidine kinase — translation MTRHQRLFRHARSKTGWQEAQHALYRDLRPLDPLRSIKMKLIVIIGAMVALFTLVTWAGDQFGFGVLRTFPVALVCSLVLTQILARGMTRPLREMTTAAQAMARGDYSQQVHTNSQDEVGELAAAFNSMAQDLDTLDTRRREMVANVSHELRTPVAALRAQLENLADGVVSPSPETLESALDQVERLSRLIAYLLDLSRLEAGAADLDLTEIEIGPFLQEAATQSRHAASETGHDLEWEVTSTPSDLRVVGDPERLHQVVANLLANAARHSPAGGKIYLAGRYESLPDAVVIEVQDEGPGIPVQDRQKVFERFERGNTPAQRGGQSTGGTGLGLAIARWAVSLHGGTIEVVDPTRGSGAMIRVTLPATGPVEHS, via the coding sequence ATGACCAGGCATCAGCGGCTGTTCCGGCACGCTCGCAGCAAGACCGGGTGGCAGGAGGCGCAGCACGCGCTGTACCGGGACCTGCGCCCGCTGGACCCGTTGCGCTCGATCAAGATGAAACTGATCGTGATCATCGGCGCCATGGTCGCGCTCTTCACCCTGGTCACCTGGGCCGGCGACCAGTTCGGTTTCGGTGTGCTGCGCACGTTCCCGGTGGCGCTGGTCTGCTCCCTGGTGCTCACCCAGATCCTCGCCCGGGGGATGACCCGTCCACTGCGCGAGATGACCACGGCGGCGCAGGCGATGGCCCGGGGGGACTACAGCCAGCAGGTGCACACCAACAGCCAGGATGAGGTCGGCGAGCTGGCCGCGGCGTTCAACTCGATGGCCCAGGACCTGGACACGCTGGACACCCGGCGCCGCGAGATGGTCGCGAACGTCTCGCACGAGCTCCGTACGCCGGTCGCCGCACTCCGGGCGCAGCTGGAGAACCTCGCCGACGGCGTGGTGTCGCCATCGCCAGAAACGCTGGAGTCGGCGCTCGATCAGGTGGAGCGACTCTCCCGGCTGATCGCCTACCTGCTCGATCTGTCCCGGCTCGAGGCCGGTGCGGCCGACCTGGACCTCACCGAGATCGAGATCGGCCCCTTTTTGCAGGAAGCGGCCACCCAGTCCCGGCACGCCGCCAGCGAGACCGGCCACGATCTGGAGTGGGAGGTGACCAGCACGCCGTCGGACCTGCGGGTGGTCGGCGACCCGGAGCGGTTGCACCAGGTGGTGGCGAACCTGCTCGCCAACGCTGCCCGGCACTCCCCCGCCGGAGGAAAGATCTACCTGGCCGGTCGCTACGAGTCGCTACCGGACGCCGTCGTGATCGAGGTGCAGGACGAGGGGCCCGGCATCCCGGTCCAGGACCGGCAGAAAGTGTTCGAACGGTTCGAGCGCGGCAACACCCCCGCCCAGCGCGGTGGGCAGTCCACCGGGGGTACCGGTCTGGGGCTGGCGATCGCCCGGTGGGCGGTGAGCCTGCACGGCGGAACGATCGAGGTAGTCGATCCGACCCGCGGCAGCGGTGCCATGATCCGGGTGACCCTGCCGGCCACCGGCCCGGTCGAGCACAGCTGA
- a CDS encoding multifunctional oxoglutarate decarboxylase/oxoglutarate dehydrogenase thiamine pyrophosphate-binding subunit/dihydrolipoyllysine-residue succinyltransferase subunit, with the protein MSQQAPHDSTSAAEAFGGNEWLIEELYSQYKQDKNLVDPSWWAFFETYSPADLSSSENGSAAASAASPTPVAPTPVGQSASSASAPAQQPPASAAKDTEAAPTTAPQAEPADPKPQTSSATSAQQSDTTPPPAEVQGDVPPEAPVATAVAPTAAYTQAVSGGGPREAGGEGEATRLRGAAARVVTNMETSLEVPTATSVRTIPAKLMVDNRIVLNNHLARSRGGKVSFTHLIGFAVVEALSDMPEMNAGYREVDGKPGVVRPAHVNFGLAIDLAKPDGTRQLLVPSIKGAEEMDFAEFWHAYEELIRKARSGGLEVGDFAGTTISLTNPGTIGTVHSVPRLMSGQGTIIGVGAMNYPAEYQGASLETVSRLGISKVMTLTSTYDHRIIQGAQSGDFLRIVHAKLLGEDGFYDRVFASLRVPYEPVRWTVDVTPSNEEDFGKPARVAELIHSYRSRGHLIADTDPLAYRQRKHPDLDVQTHRLTLWDLDRLFPTGGFGGKPKMLLRDILGLLRNSYCRTIGVEYMHLHDTTQRKWLQERLESGWSKPDGDEQKRILRTLNAAEAFETFLQTKYVGQKRFSLEGGESLIPLLDRVLDRAAQEGLDEVGIGMPHRGRLNVLANLAGKSYGQIFAEFEGNQDPRTVQGSGDVKYHLGTEGTFTALNGATTKVYLAANPSHLEAVNGVLEGVVRAKQDRLNLGGDGYSVLPVLIHGDAAFAGQGVVTETLQLSQLRGYRTGGTVHILINNQVGFTTGASSSRSTMYATDVAKGLQVPVFHVNGDDPEAVAHVAELAFDYRQEFNRDVIIDMVCYRRRGHNEGDDPSMTQPVMTSLIEKKRSVRKLFTEALVGRGDLTEDEAEEALQHYKSQLERVFTETREGNARTDHQVQGLELPESQQEDAGVMVGWQTAVPAKVISHIGAAHTRPPEGFTVHPKLTQLLEKRQQMSTEGAIDWAFGELLAFGSLLMENMPVRLAGQDSRRGTFVQRHAVLHDRRNGAEWTPLSYLSPDQSKFWVYDSSLSEYAALGFEYGYSVERPDALVAWEAQFGDFVNGAQTVIDEFISSAQQKWAQTSSVVLLLPHGYEGQGPDHSSARKERFLQLAAEDNMIVAEPSTPANYFHLLRRQAYQRPRRPLVVFTPKQLLRLRAATSSVEDFTSGTFQSVIGDSTVDPGNVDRVLLCSGRVYYDLVAERTKREDDRTAIVRLEQLYPLDHEAVRAELSRYSNPEFVWVQDEPKNQGAWSYLVLNMVAALPNLPEREQLTGKSLRVVSRPNMAAPSAGTAKKHQAEQSVLISEAFAR; encoded by the coding sequence GTGTCCCAGCAGGCACCCCACGACTCGACATCCGCAGCCGAGGCCTTCGGCGGGAACGAGTGGCTCATCGAAGAGCTGTACTCGCAGTACAAGCAGGACAAGAACCTCGTTGATCCGTCCTGGTGGGCGTTCTTCGAGACGTACTCCCCCGCCGACCTCTCCAGTTCCGAGAACGGCAGTGCCGCTGCCTCGGCCGCCAGCCCGACCCCGGTGGCTCCCACCCCGGTCGGGCAGTCGGCATCCTCGGCGAGCGCACCGGCGCAGCAGCCGCCGGCGAGTGCCGCCAAGGACACCGAAGCGGCGCCGACCACCGCACCACAGGCTGAGCCGGCCGACCCCAAACCGCAGACCTCCTCGGCCACCTCCGCCCAGCAGAGCGACACCACGCCGCCGCCGGCGGAGGTGCAGGGCGACGTTCCCCCCGAGGCACCGGTGGCCACTGCAGTCGCCCCCACGGCCGCCTACACCCAGGCAGTCAGCGGCGGCGGGCCGCGGGAGGCCGGTGGTGAAGGTGAAGCGACCCGGCTGCGCGGCGCCGCCGCCCGGGTGGTCACGAACATGGAGACCTCTCTGGAGGTCCCGACCGCCACCAGTGTGCGCACCATCCCGGCCAAGCTGATGGTGGACAACCGGATCGTGCTGAACAACCATCTGGCCCGCAGCCGTGGGGGGAAGGTCTCCTTCACCCACCTGATCGGCTTCGCCGTGGTCGAGGCTCTCAGCGACATGCCGGAGATGAACGCCGGGTACCGCGAGGTGGACGGTAAGCCTGGTGTGGTGCGCCCGGCGCACGTGAACTTCGGGCTCGCGATCGACCTGGCGAAGCCGGACGGGACCCGTCAGCTCCTCGTCCCCTCGATCAAGGGTGCCGAGGAGATGGACTTCGCCGAGTTCTGGCACGCCTACGAAGAGCTCATCCGCAAGGCCCGCTCCGGCGGGCTCGAGGTGGGCGACTTTGCCGGTACCACGATCAGCCTGACCAATCCCGGCACCATCGGTACGGTGCACTCGGTGCCGCGGCTGATGTCCGGGCAGGGCACGATCATCGGTGTCGGCGCGATGAACTACCCCGCCGAGTACCAGGGCGCCTCCCTGGAGACCGTGTCCCGGCTCGGCATCTCCAAGGTGATGACCCTCACGTCCACCTATGACCACCGGATCATCCAGGGCGCCCAGTCGGGTGACTTCCTGCGCATCGTGCACGCCAAGCTGCTCGGTGAGGACGGGTTCTACGACCGGGTGTTCGCCTCCCTGCGGGTGCCGTACGAACCGGTGCGCTGGACCGTCGACGTCACACCGAGCAATGAGGAGGACTTCGGCAAGCCGGCCCGGGTGGCCGAGCTGATCCACTCCTACCGCTCCCGCGGTCACCTGATCGCCGACACCGACCCGCTCGCCTACCGTCAGCGCAAGCACCCCGACCTGGATGTGCAGACCCACAGGCTCACGCTCTGGGACCTGGACCGGCTCTTCCCCACCGGCGGCTTCGGTGGCAAACCGAAGATGCTGCTCCGGGACATCCTCGGACTGCTGCGCAACTCCTACTGCCGCACCATCGGCGTGGAGTACATGCATCTGCACGACACCACCCAGCGCAAGTGGCTGCAGGAGCGGCTGGAGTCCGGCTGGTCCAAGCCTGACGGGGACGAGCAGAAGCGCATCCTGCGCACGCTGAACGCCGCTGAGGCGTTCGAGACGTTCCTGCAGACCAAGTACGTCGGACAGAAGCGGTTCAGCCTGGAGGGTGGCGAGTCCCTCATCCCGCTGCTGGACCGCGTGCTGGACCGTGCCGCCCAGGAAGGGCTGGACGAGGTCGGTATCGGGATGCCGCACCGGGGCCGGCTGAACGTGCTGGCGAACCTGGCCGGTAAGTCCTACGGGCAGATCTTCGCCGAGTTCGAGGGCAACCAGGACCCGCGCACCGTGCAGGGCTCCGGAGATGTGAAGTACCACCTCGGCACCGAGGGCACGTTCACCGCGCTGAACGGAGCGACGACCAAGGTCTACCTGGCTGCTAACCCCTCCCACCTGGAGGCCGTGAACGGGGTGCTCGAGGGGGTGGTCCGGGCCAAGCAGGACCGCCTCAACCTGGGCGGCGACGGGTACTCGGTGCTTCCGGTGCTGATCCACGGTGACGCTGCCTTCGCCGGCCAAGGTGTGGTGACCGAGACGCTGCAGCTGTCCCAGCTGCGCGGCTACCGCACCGGCGGCACCGTGCACATCCTGATCAACAACCAGGTCGGGTTCACCACCGGTGCCTCCTCCTCCCGGTCCACGATGTACGCCACGGACGTGGCCAAGGGGCTGCAGGTCCCGGTGTTCCACGTCAACGGCGACGACCCGGAGGCGGTCGCACACGTGGCCGAGCTGGCCTTCGACTACCGGCAGGAGTTCAACCGGGACGTCATCATCGATATGGTCTGCTACCGCCGTCGCGGTCACAACGAGGGCGACGACCCGTCGATGACCCAGCCGGTGATGACCTCGCTGATCGAGAAGAAGCGCAGCGTCCGCAAGCTGTTCACCGAGGCACTGGTGGGTCGCGGCGACCTCACCGAGGACGAGGCTGAAGAGGCGCTGCAGCACTACAAGAGCCAGCTGGAGCGGGTGTTCACCGAGACTCGCGAAGGCAACGCCCGCACCGATCACCAGGTGCAGGGCTTGGAGCTGCCGGAGTCCCAGCAGGAGGACGCCGGGGTGATGGTCGGTTGGCAGACCGCTGTACCGGCCAAGGTGATCTCGCACATCGGCGCGGCGCACACTCGCCCGCCGGAGGGCTTCACCGTGCACCCGAAGCTCACCCAGCTGCTGGAGAAGCGGCAGCAGATGTCCACCGAGGGCGCTATCGACTGGGCCTTCGGTGAGCTGCTCGCCTTCGGGTCGCTGCTGATGGAGAACATGCCCGTGCGGCTGGCCGGGCAGGACTCCCGGCGCGGTACGTTCGTGCAGCGGCATGCCGTGCTGCACGACCGGCGCAACGGAGCCGAGTGGACCCCGCTGTCCTACCTCTCCCCGGACCAGTCCAAGTTCTGGGTGTACGACTCCTCGCTGAGCGAGTATGCGGCCCTGGGCTTCGAGTACGGCTACTCCGTGGAGCGCCCGGACGCACTGGTGGCCTGGGAGGCGCAGTTCGGCGACTTCGTCAACGGCGCCCAGACGGTGATCGACGAGTTCATCTCCTCCGCCCAGCAGAAGTGGGCGCAGACCTCCTCGGTGGTGCTGCTCCTGCCACACGGCTACGAGGGTCAGGGACCGGACCACTCCTCGGCGCGCAAGGAACGTTTCCTGCAGCTGGCCGCCGAGGACAACATGATCGTGGCCGAGCCATCTACCCCGGCGAACTACTTCCATCTCCTGCGGCGCCAGGCGTACCAGCGCCCGCGCCGCCCGTTGGTGGTGTTCACCCCGAAGCAGCTGCTCCGGCTGCGGGCCGCGACGTCGTCGGTGGAGGACTTCACCTCCGGCACGTTCCAATCGGTGATCGGGGACTCCACCGTGGACCCGGGTAACGTCGACCGTGTGCTCCTGTGCAGCGGGCGGGTCTACTACGACCTCGTCGCCGAGCGCACCAAGCGCGAGGACGACCGCACGGCGATCGTCCGCCTGGAGCAGCTCTACCCGCTCGACCACGAGGCCGTCCGCGCTGAGCTCAGCCGGTACTCGAACCCGGAGTTCGTGTGGGTGCAGGACGAGCCGAAGAACCAGGGGGCGTGGAGTTACCTCGTGCTGAACATGGTCGCCGCCCTGCCGAACCTGCCCGAGCGTGAGCAGCTGACCGGCAAGTCCCTGCGCGTGGTCTCCCGCCCGAACATGGCGGCACCGTCGGCCGGGACCGCCAAGAAGCACCAGGCGGAGCAGTCCGTGCTGATCAGCGAGGCCTTCGCCCGGTGA
- a CDS encoding GDSL-type esterase/lipase family protein — MSAPDRQQELVRQRICVVGDELVAGVGDARGLGWTGRVAARSAGEEPAQWYPLAVPGESSTALSGRWESECNRRFGPGDNRLVVAPGAADLLDGVSLARSRLNLANVLDDATNRRIPCFVLGPPPRADVDAEALAELSNAFADVCGRRRIPYVETHQPLRDHEQWVADLASTDGTHPQQAGYGLLAWLVLHNGWHDWIGLPQDA, encoded by the coding sequence GTGAGCGCGCCGGACCGGCAGCAGGAATTGGTGCGCCAGCGGATCTGCGTCGTCGGTGATGAGCTGGTGGCCGGTGTCGGCGATGCCCGCGGGCTCGGCTGGACCGGCCGGGTGGCCGCCCGCTCCGCCGGGGAGGAGCCGGCCCAGTGGTACCCGCTGGCCGTTCCCGGGGAGTCCAGCACGGCGCTGTCCGGGCGCTGGGAGTCGGAGTGCAACCGGCGCTTCGGTCCCGGGGACAACCGGCTGGTGGTGGCCCCGGGGGCCGCTGACCTGCTCGACGGGGTGTCCCTGGCCCGGAGCCGGCTGAACCTGGCGAATGTCCTCGATGACGCCACCAACCGGCGGATCCCGTGCTTCGTGCTCGGCCCACCGCCGCGAGCCGATGTGGACGCCGAGGCACTCGCCGAGCTGTCGAACGCGTTCGCGGACGTGTGCGGCCGGCGCCGGATCCCGTACGTCGAGACTCATCAGCCGCTCCGAGATCATGAGCAGTGGGTCGCCGATCTGGCGTCCACCGACGGTACCCACCCGCAGCAGGCCGGTTACGGACTGCTCGCCTGGTTGGTGCTGCACAACGGCTGGCACGACTGGATCGGCCTCCCGCAGGACGCCTGA
- a CDS encoding methionine/alanine import family NSS transporter small subunit translates to MTTPALIMMIIALLLVWGGLVVAIIHLRRHPEEADEAEPVSDASPPAG, encoded by the coding sequence ATGACGACACCAGCCCTCATCATGATGATCATCGCGCTGCTGCTGGTCTGGGGTGGGCTGGTGGTCGCCATCATCCACCTGCGCCGGCACCCGGAAGAAGCGGACGAGGCGGAACCGGTCAGCGACGCCAGCCCGCCGGCCGGTTAA
- a CDS encoding sodium-dependent transporter, with the protein MSERQQFKGRSAFIFAAMGSAVGLGNIWRFPYVAYEGGGGAFIIPYLTALLTAGIPLLFLLYAIGHKYRGSAPLSFRRLHPGTEVIGWWQVGICFVIAVYYAVVIAWAVRYVGFSVNQTWGDDPEGFFGGEFLQQSGEFTIGVSLVPAVFVPLLIVWIFTLVVLRAGMQKGIARLSQVFIPVLVVLFVILVIQALRQPGAVEGLNALFTPNWEALKDPQVWVLAYGQIFFSLSIAFGIMITYAAHLKRKTNLTGPGLVVAFANSGFEMLAGIGVFATLGFMAQASGVQIADVVAEGVGLAFIAFPAIISTMPGGVIIGVLFFTSIVLAGITSMVSIVEVVLDAFEDKFGLSRTASVLLVGGLMAVVSLVLFPTTTGLNLLDVVDNFANQFGIVGAGLTITITLGWGLRHLRVMRGHLNSVSSFKVGWTWTILLTVVTPVVLGFMFISKLIETVQEGYGEMPRWYVEMFGWGMSVAIFVIAVVLSNMKWKPGVVEALELEESQSPRTEKKGALR; encoded by the coding sequence ATGAGTGAACGACAGCAGTTCAAGGGGCGAAGCGCGTTCATCTTCGCGGCTATGGGCTCTGCCGTCGGGTTGGGCAACATCTGGCGCTTCCCGTACGTGGCTTATGAGGGCGGCGGCGGCGCCTTCATCATTCCCTATCTGACCGCGCTGCTGACCGCCGGCATCCCGCTGCTGTTCCTGCTCTACGCGATCGGTCACAAGTATCGTGGCTCCGCGCCGTTGAGCTTCCGCCGCCTGCATCCGGGCACGGAAGTGATCGGCTGGTGGCAGGTCGGTATCTGCTTCGTGATCGCCGTCTACTACGCCGTGGTGATCGCCTGGGCGGTCCGGTACGTCGGCTTCTCGGTGAACCAGACCTGGGGCGATGATCCCGAGGGCTTCTTCGGTGGAGAGTTCCTGCAACAGAGCGGGGAGTTCACCATCGGTGTGTCGCTGGTGCCGGCGGTGTTCGTCCCGCTGCTGATCGTGTGGATCTTCACTCTGGTGGTGCTGCGGGCCGGTATGCAGAAGGGGATCGCGCGCCTGTCCCAGGTGTTCATCCCCGTGCTGGTGGTGCTCTTCGTGATCCTGGTGATCCAGGCACTGCGCCAGCCAGGGGCGGTCGAGGGACTGAACGCACTGTTCACCCCGAACTGGGAGGCCCTGAAGGATCCGCAGGTCTGGGTGCTGGCGTACGGGCAGATCTTCTTCTCCCTCTCGATCGCCTTCGGCATCATGATCACCTATGCGGCGCACCTGAAGCGCAAGACCAACCTCACCGGCCCTGGGCTGGTGGTGGCGTTCGCGAACTCCGGGTTCGAGATGCTCGCCGGAATCGGTGTGTTCGCCACGCTCGGCTTCATGGCTCAGGCGTCCGGGGTACAGATCGCGGACGTCGTGGCAGAAGGCGTCGGACTCGCGTTCATCGCCTTCCCGGCGATCATCTCCACCATGCCTGGTGGCGTGATCATCGGCGTGTTGTTCTTCACCTCGATCGTGCTGGCGGGGATCACCTCGATGGTCAGCATCGTGGAGGTGGTGCTGGACGCTTTCGAGGACAAGTTCGGCCTGAGCCGGACCGCCTCGGTGCTGCTGGTCGGCGGGCTGATGGCGGTGGTCTCGCTGGTGCTGTTCCCCACCACCACCGGGCTGAACCTGCTCGACGTCGTCGACAACTTCGCCAACCAGTTCGGGATCGTTGGTGCGGGCCTGACCATCACGATCACCCTCGGCTGGGGTCTGCGCCACCTGCGGGTGATGCGGGGGCACCTGAACTCGGTCTCCTCGTTCAAAGTGGGCTGGACCTGGACGATCCTCCTCACCGTCGTGACCCCCGTCGTCCTCGGCTTCATGTTCATCAGCAAGCTGATCGAAACAGTCCAGGAGGGCTACGGCGAGATGCCCCGCTGGTACGTGGAGATGTTCGGCTGGGGGATGAGCGTGGCGATCTTCGTGATCGCCGTGGTGCTCTCGAACATGAAGTGGAAGCCCGGAGTGGTTGAGGCTCTGGAGCTGGAGGAGAGTCAGAGTCCGCGCACGGAGAAGAAGGGAGCGCTCCGATGA
- a CDS encoding zinc-binding dehydrogenase, giving the protein MRAVYAASQDTDNPLHGLEIADLPDPDPPADWVPVRVRAAALNHHDLWSLRGVGLPAERLPMVLGTDAAGTDPDGNDVLVHAVIASPDWVGEETLDPKRTLLSELHPGTFADTVWVPARNLVPKPAELTFAEAACVPTAYLTAYRMLFDAAAVRPGQRVLVQGAGGGVAAAAIQLARAAGCYVIATSRSEAKQHRAVELLGAHEAVPTGTRVEPVDAVLETVGEATWKHSLRSLRPGGVVAVAGATSGPAPSADLNRVFFRSLRVVGTTMGTLAQLHEVTAMLLATGVRPVIDSRFDLAEDDGVRSAFSRLASGEAFGKVVLTREA; this is encoded by the coding sequence ATGCGCGCCGTCTACGCTGCCAGCCAGGACACCGACAACCCGCTCCACGGTCTGGAGATCGCCGACCTCCCCGACCCGGATCCGCCGGCGGACTGGGTGCCGGTCCGAGTGCGCGCCGCGGCCCTGAACCACCACGACCTGTGGAGCCTGCGCGGTGTGGGCCTGCCGGCCGAGCGGCTGCCGATGGTGCTCGGCACGGACGCCGCCGGCACCGACCCCGACGGCAACGACGTGCTGGTGCACGCGGTGATCGCCTCACCCGACTGGGTCGGGGAGGAGACGCTGGACCCGAAGCGCACGCTGCTGTCCGAGCTGCACCCGGGCACCTTCGCCGACACGGTGTGGGTGCCGGCGCGCAACCTGGTGCCCAAACCTGCCGAGCTGACCTTTGCCGAGGCTGCCTGCGTACCCACGGCGTACCTGACCGCCTACCGGATGCTGTTCGACGCCGCGGCGGTCCGGCCCGGCCAGCGGGTGCTGGTGCAGGGCGCCGGTGGGGGAGTGGCCGCCGCTGCGATCCAGCTTGCCCGCGCCGCTGGCTGCTACGTGATCGCCACCTCGCGTAGTGAGGCCAAGCAGCACCGCGCCGTCGAGCTGCTCGGTGCCCACGAAGCCGTGCCCACCGGCACCCGCGTGGAGCCGGTGGACGCCGTGCTGGAGACTGTGGGTGAGGCCACCTGGAAGCACTCGCTGCGTTCGCTGCGGCCGGGCGGGGTGGTCGCGGTCGCCGGGGCCACCAGCGGGCCGGCGCCATCGGCTGACCTGAACCGGGTGTTCTTCCGTAGCCTGCGGGTGGTCGGCACCACGATGGGCACACTGGCCCAGCTGCACGAGGTAACCGCGATGCTGCTGGCCACCGGGGTGCGGCCAGTGATCGACTCTCGCTTTGACCTCGCCGAGGACGACGGCGTCCGGTCCGCATTCTCCCGTCTCGCCTCGGGTGAGGCGTTCGGGAAGGTGGTGCTCACCCGCGAGGCATGA
- a CDS encoding 50S ribosomal protein bL37 has translation MSKRGRKRKDRKRRNANHGKRPNS, from the coding sequence ATGAGCAAGCGTGGTCGTAAGCGCAAGGACCGCAAGCGCCGCAATGCCAACCACGGCAAGCGCCCCAACTCCTGA
- the rsrA gene encoding mycothiol system anti-sigma-R factor, translating to MTAENGLEGCRCEEALEHLYEYLDAEMSEIELGRLRAHIDECNTCLDEVSRERELRIVLKRSCAEVAPDALRMRVRTQLTILRQSRSV from the coding sequence ATGACCGCGGAGAACGGCCTAGAGGGATGCCGGTGCGAAGAGGCGCTGGAGCATCTGTATGAGTACCTGGACGCGGAGATGTCCGAAATAGAGTTGGGCCGGCTTCGCGCCCACATCGATGAGTGCAACACGTGCCTGGACGAGGTCAGCCGCGAGCGTGAGCTGCGCATCGTGCTGAAGCGCTCCTGCGCGGAGGTGGCCCCGGATGCGCTGCGGATGCGGGTGCGCACCCAGCTGACGATCCTGCGGCAGAGCCGGTCGGTCTGA
- a CDS encoding sigma-70 family RNA polymerase sigma factor, translating into MSTQSPVSTATTAAFGMVCGPDSCTVDPTLVPLSASATPPLGGPGQSAPAAITMLTPHVSAAGDTVMRHDEARLGSSVMTEQTERAPQDESALERERRFETDAMPYIDQLYGAALRMTRNPADAEDLVQETFAKAYAAFHQYKPGTNLKAWLYRILTNTFINTYRKKQRAPLESDSDSIEDWQIHRAASHTSTGLRSAEAEAMDALGDTEVKDALAQLPEDFRLAVYLADVEGFAYKEIAEIMDTPIGTVMSRLHRGRGQLRQLLADHARSLGMKVEKV; encoded by the coding sequence ATGAGTACCCAGAGCCCCGTCAGCACCGCCACCACTGCGGCCTTCGGCATGGTGTGCGGCCCCGACTCCTGCACCGTGGATCCGACGCTGGTGCCGCTGTCCGCCTCGGCGACGCCGCCGTTGGGCGGCCCCGGGCAGAGCGCGCCGGCGGCGATCACCATGCTCACCCCGCACGTGTCCGCTGCTGGCGATACCGTGATGCGTCACGACGAGGCCAGGCTAGGCTCGTCGGTGATGACCGAGCAGACTGAGCGCGCGCCCCAGGATGAGAGCGCCCTAGAGCGGGAGCGGCGGTTCGAGACCGACGCTATGCCGTATATCGACCAACTCTACGGTGCAGCCCTACGGATGACCCGTAATCCGGCCGATGCCGAGGACCTGGTGCAGGAGACGTTCGCGAAGGCGTACGCCGCCTTCCACCAGTACAAGCCTGGCACCAACCTCAAGGCCTGGCTGTACCGGATCCTGACGAACACGTTCATCAACACCTATCGGAAGAAGCAGCGCGCCCCGCTGGAGTCGGACTCCGACTCGATCGAGGACTGGCAGATCCATCGTGCCGCCTCGCACACCTCCACCGGGCTGCGTTCGGCGGAGGCCGAGGCGATGGATGCGCTCGGCGACACCGAGGTGAAGGATGCGCTCGCCCAGCTCCCGGAGGACTTCCGGCTGGCGGTCTACCTGGCCGATGTCGAGGGCTTCGCCTACAAGGAGATCGCCGAGATCATGGACACCCCGATCGGCACCGTGATGTCGCGGTTGCACCGTGGCCGGGGGCAGTTGCGGCAGCTGTTGGCCGATCACGCTCGGTCGTTGGGGATGAAGGTGGAGAAGGTATGA
- a CDS encoding DoxX family protein, translating into MDPVRAFARPLLASVFVVDGLDALRHPEKHAALLEPYDAALDKAAETVPGLPAKRIVLVRVSGGASIAAGVLLAIGKAPRLAAATLAVIGLGSTVVRHPFWSKKGEERREELSAFLTRGAVTAGAVFAATDRRGKPSMAWQYQNWREHREELAIANEEFEAQLEEVKAKAKEKVAKAKS; encoded by the coding sequence ATGGATCCTGTGCGCGCATTCGCCCGCCCCCTGCTCGCTTCCGTCTTCGTGGTCGATGGGCTGGACGCCCTCCGCCACCCGGAGAAGCATGCCGCCCTGCTCGAGCCGTATGACGCTGCTCTGGACAAGGCCGCCGAGACCGTCCCCGGCCTGCCCGCGAAACGCATCGTCCTAGTGCGAGTCAGCGGCGGTGCGTCGATCGCCGCCGGGGTGCTGCTCGCCATCGGCAAGGCACCGCGACTGGCCGCGGCGACCCTCGCCGTCATCGGCCTGGGCAGCACGGTGGTGCGGCACCCGTTCTGGTCGAAGAAGGGCGAGGAGCGGCGCGAGGAGCTGAGTGCCTTCCTCACCCGTGGTGCGGTCACCGCCGGGGCGGTCTTCGCGGCCACCGACCGCCGGGGCAAGCCCTCGATGGCCTGGCAGTACCAGAACTGGCGGGAGCACCGCGAGGAGCTGGCGATCGCGAACGAGGAGTTCGAGGCCCAGCTCGAGGAGGTCAAGGCCAAGGCGAAGGAGAAGGTCGCCAAGGCCAAGTCCTGA